A genomic stretch from Croceibacterium aestuarii includes:
- a CDS encoding aldehyde dehydrogenase family protein produces MQLKDDMRFYIDGAWVDRPNAARIPVTNPWTEETIGHIAAGTAEDVDLAVAAAKRAFEVFSQWSVADRIALLERIRDLIEERAEQFAQAITAEMGAAISFSRGGQVVFGVAHVKTAIEVLKDFVFSEEVDGIHIEHEPIGVVAAITPWNWPLYQITAKLAPAFAAGCTVVLKPSEMSPYSALLFAQVMHDAGAPPGVFNLVNGSGELVGNALSGHPDVDMVSFTGSTRAGVLVAQNAAPTVKRVVQELGGKSPNVFLPDADFAEAVPKGVLGAMRNVGQSCAAPTRMVVPRARLAEVEALAKEAAEGIVVGDPNDEACFIGPLANRPQYEKVQTLIQAGIDEGAKLVAGGTGLPAGLNHGYFARPTVFSEVTPEMRVAREEIFGPVLVIQPYEDEEDAIRIANATVYGLSSHVQSADQEAARRAAKRIRAGQVHINYPAWSGFAPFGGYRQSGNGREYGRFAIEEFLETKAILGY; encoded by the coding sequence ATGCAACTCAAAGACGACATGCGCTTCTACATCGATGGCGCCTGGGTGGATCGCCCGAACGCCGCGAGAATCCCTGTGACCAATCCGTGGACCGAGGAGACCATTGGCCACATCGCCGCCGGAACGGCAGAGGATGTCGATCTGGCCGTGGCCGCGGCGAAGCGCGCGTTCGAGGTATTTTCGCAGTGGTCGGTCGCGGACCGGATCGCCCTGCTCGAGCGGATCCGCGACTTGATCGAGGAACGGGCCGAGCAATTCGCCCAGGCGATCACCGCCGAAATGGGCGCGGCGATTAGCTTCTCGCGCGGCGGGCAGGTCGTGTTCGGCGTGGCCCACGTGAAAACGGCGATAGAGGTCCTCAAGGACTTCGTGTTCTCCGAAGAAGTCGACGGTATCCATATCGAACACGAGCCGATCGGCGTCGTCGCGGCGATCACGCCGTGGAACTGGCCGCTCTACCAGATCACCGCCAAGCTCGCTCCGGCCTTCGCCGCGGGCTGCACCGTGGTGCTCAAGCCGAGCGAGATGTCACCTTATTCCGCGCTATTGTTCGCGCAGGTCATGCACGATGCCGGCGCGCCTCCGGGCGTGTTCAACCTCGTCAACGGCAGCGGCGAACTGGTCGGCAATGCCCTGTCGGGGCATCCTGACGTCGACATGGTCAGTTTCACCGGCTCGACCCGCGCGGGCGTGCTGGTGGCCCAGAACGCCGCGCCGACCGTCAAGCGCGTGGTGCAAGAGCTCGGCGGCAAGTCGCCCAACGTCTTCCTGCCCGATGCCGACTTTGCCGAGGCCGTGCCCAAAGGCGTGCTCGGAGCGATGCGCAACGTCGGCCAGTCCTGCGCCGCGCCGACCCGCATGGTGGTGCCCCGCGCTCGGCTCGCCGAGGTCGAGGCGCTGGCGAAGGAGGCAGCCGAAGGGATCGTCGTCGGCGACCCGAACGACGAGGCCTGCTTCATCGGTCCGCTGGCCAACCGCCCGCAATATGAGAAGGTCCAGACGCTGATCCAGGCCGGCATCGACGAAGGCGCCAAGCTGGTCGCTGGCGGGACGGGCCTGCCCGCAGGCCTCAACCACGGTTACTTCGCCCGGCCGACGGTGTTTTCAGAAGTCACGCCCGAGATGCGCGTGGCGCGGGAGGAAATCTTCGGGCCCGTCTTGGTGATCCAGCCCTACGAGGATGAGGAAGACGCGATCCGGATCGCCAACGCAACCGTCTATGGCCTCTCCAGCCATGTGCAATCGGCCGACCAGGAGGCCGCACGCCGGGCCGCCAAGCGCATCCGCGCCGGGCAGGTCCACATCAACTATCCGGCATGGTCGGGCTTCGCTCCGTTCGGCGGCTATCGCCAGTCGGGCAATGGCCGCGAGTACGGGCGCTTCGCCATCGAGGAGTTCCTCGAGACCAAGGCCATCCTCGGTTACTGA
- a CDS encoding nuclear transport factor 2 family protein, whose amino-acid sequence MAAAALALAAPASAQEAPGPQALADRAAIEDMLTEYYNDFGGGIGAKVGQFYAPDGEMILGTTSYKGIEAIKGMYASVPADAPQRKSFALNILIGNMLVKVHGDTATARLVFTETITEKQGDAPKLLTQGREFDWLVKRDGRWWILKRQIMGPNAVPEGWED is encoded by the coding sequence TTGGCGGCTGCCGCCTTGGCGCTTGCCGCACCGGCATCCGCGCAGGAGGCCCCTGGCCCGCAAGCCCTGGCCGACCGCGCCGCGATCGAAGACATGCTTACCGAGTACTACAACGATTTCGGCGGCGGGATAGGCGCCAAGGTGGGCCAGTTCTACGCTCCCGACGGCGAGATGATTCTCGGCACGACCAGCTACAAGGGGATCGAAGCGATCAAGGGCATGTACGCCTCGGTCCCCGCCGATGCGCCCCAGCGCAAGTCGTTCGCGCTCAACATCCTGATCGGGAACATGCTTGTGAAGGTCCATGGCGACACGGCGACCGCACGCCTCGTGTTCACTGAGACGATTACCGAAAAGCAGGGCGATGCCCCGAAGCTGCTGACCCAGGGCCGCGAATTCGATTGGCTGGTCAAGCGCGACGGCCGCTGGTGGATCCTCAAGCGCCAGATCATGGGACCCAACGCTGTGCCCGAGGGGTGGGAGGACTAG
- a CDS encoding NAD(P)H-dependent flavin oxidoreductase, whose amino-acid sequence MSDFPKTLRLMARGCEFLGTEYAILCGAMSWVSERNLVSAISNAGGFGVIACGAMTPDLLDAEIAATRELTDKPFGVNLITMHPQLMELIEVCGKHGVGHVVLAGGIPPKGSVEAIKGHGAKVIVFAPTLALAKKLLRSGGDALVIEGMEAGGHIGPVATSVLAQEFLPALKDEHLVFVAGGIGRGEAIAGYLEMGAVGVQLGTRFACATESIAHPDFKKAFFRAGARDAVASVQVDPRLPVIPVRALKNKGTELFTAKQREVAQRLDDDGIAMGEAQLQIEHYWAGALRRAVIEGDVENGSLMAGQSVGMVKEEEPVAQIIQTLMAESEDALTRR is encoded by the coding sequence ATGAGCGATTTTCCCAAGACGCTGCGGCTGATGGCCCGCGGCTGCGAATTCCTCGGCACCGAATACGCGATCCTGTGCGGCGCCATGAGCTGGGTTTCCGAGCGCAATCTCGTCTCCGCGATCAGCAACGCGGGCGGTTTCGGGGTGATCGCCTGCGGAGCGATGACGCCCGACCTGCTCGATGCCGAAATCGCCGCGACGCGTGAATTGACCGACAAGCCGTTCGGCGTGAACCTCATCACCATGCACCCGCAGCTGATGGAGCTGATCGAGGTGTGCGGTAAGCACGGCGTGGGCCACGTGGTGCTCGCCGGAGGCATCCCGCCCAAGGGCAGCGTCGAGGCGATCAAGGGCCACGGCGCCAAGGTCATTGTCTTTGCGCCGACGCTGGCGCTCGCCAAGAAGCTGCTACGCTCGGGCGGCGATGCGCTGGTGATCGAAGGAATGGAGGCCGGTGGTCACATCGGCCCGGTGGCGACCAGCGTGCTGGCACAGGAATTCCTTCCCGCGCTCAAGGACGAGCACCTCGTGTTCGTCGCGGGCGGCATCGGCCGGGGCGAGGCGATTGCCGGCTATCTCGAAATGGGCGCGGTGGGCGTGCAGCTTGGCACCCGCTTCGCCTGTGCGACCGAATCCATCGCGCACCCCGACTTCAAGAAGGCCTTCTTCCGCGCGGGCGCACGCGATGCGGTCGCGAGCGTGCAGGTCGATCCGCGCCTCCCCGTCATCCCGGTCCGCGCGCTGAAGAACAAGGGCACCGAGCTGTTCACCGCAAAGCAGCGCGAAGTTGCGCAGCGCCTCGACGATGACGGCATAGCCATGGGCGAAGCGCAACTGCAGATCGAACACTACTGGGCCGGCGCCCTGCGCCGCGCGGTGATCGAGGGGGATGTCGAGAACGGCAGCCTCATGGCCGGCCAGTCGGTCGGCATGGTCAAGGAAGAAGAGCCGGTCGCGCAAATCATCCAGACCCTGATGGCCGAGAGCGAGGACGCGCTCACGCGGCGGTGA
- a CDS encoding VOC family protein — MNVEALDHVNIITDRLDETAEFYGNLLGLVRKDAPPPLTPQTATWMFDEQDRAIIHINSLDCTRTYDREVTPGELTGALHHVALKCKGYEEVKARLDAMEADYQENLVSAINLRQIFTPDPNNVLLELNFFAD; from the coding sequence ATGAACGTCGAAGCGCTCGACCACGTCAACATCATCACCGACAGGCTCGATGAAACGGCCGAATTCTACGGCAATTTGCTCGGCCTGGTGCGCAAAGATGCCCCGCCGCCGCTGACGCCGCAGACCGCCACCTGGATGTTCGACGAGCAGGATCGGGCGATCATCCACATCAACTCGCTCGATTGCACTCGCACCTACGACCGCGAGGTGACGCCCGGCGAGCTTACCGGTGCGCTTCATCACGTCGCGCTCAAATGCAAGGGCTACGAAGAGGTCAAGGCCCGGCTCGACGCAATGGAGGCCGATTACCAGGAGAACCTGGTCAGCGCGATCAACCTGCGGCAGATCTTCACGCCCGACCCTAACAACGTGCTGCTCGAACTCAACTTCTTCGCCGACTGA
- a CDS encoding hydroxyquinol 1,2-dioxygenase: protein MAYKTKTGSLQSYDKGKIELNDDLKKYAFSNIYEVAGKSAPFERVAVVQNLEYVAEAVRVEGEGPWYAAPHDEFAIVMDGEVTFRFIKLADDQVPGHEGGAVQLGGEPNGPRMGKVVARKGHQVLLPHGAAYQMSSASPAVALVQTVDGPVTVKRWAEICVTN, encoded by the coding sequence ATGGCCTACAAGACCAAGACCGGCTCGCTGCAGTCCTACGACAAGGGCAAGATCGAGCTGAACGATGACCTGAAGAAATACGCCTTTTCGAATATCTACGAGGTGGCGGGGAAGAGCGCCCCGTTCGAGCGCGTCGCGGTGGTGCAGAACCTCGAATACGTCGCCGAAGCGGTGCGCGTCGAGGGCGAGGGCCCGTGGTACGCCGCCCCGCACGACGAATTCGCCATCGTGATGGACGGCGAGGTGACCTTCCGCTTCATCAAGCTGGCCGATGACCAGGTGCCCGGCCACGAAGGCGGCGCAGTGCAGCTCGGCGGCGAGCCCAACGGACCGCGCATGGGCAAGGTCGTTGCGCGCAAGGGGCACCAGGTCCTGCTGCCGCACGGCGCGGCCTACCAGATGAGCTCCGCCAGCCCCGCGGTCGCGCTGGTCCAGACGGTCGACGGACCGGTGACGGTCAAGCGCTGGGCCGAAATCTGCGTAACGAACTGA
- a CDS encoding sulfatase-like hydrolase/transferase, with product MTQSSASPRLVRSWWRALAGAALFALAYALANRFQLVNGVLYRWAANDPQSAIRTFMLLAGQALALLGALWLLPRRWAGAALALTFVSVLVNLGYGQTVGDALNAGRLAWIGEEARQAGQAAGEFAGPLLWALAQAMVATGLLAAARVSLRRALAVPASAAATIGGLLLVALPNLALLSGWPTAFAAERNLYTYGSAMLTAEPPPARAAVELNPDAAGTPDHIVWLVDESVAYEPFARIVLPAARRFDPVDFGAAVSLGNCSAPSNLALRSGVDVRHAGPGLDLRKTPSIWGYARKAGYRTMLIDGQTSGAPQNLLLPPERALIDEVVSMADGIDTDRTIAARLNVQLKGPGRTFTYVVLRGVHFQYQDHYPPGTLPDDAPEAEQYRAALSYSKDDFFRALLEGVNRTRVAVIYTSDHGQNLTPGKLPHCSRERVPAEYAIPLLAFLPPVLATSYAAPVAQRHSASQILPTTLEWMGYDPAKVQAQYDNDLARAPARYIRFGRTVVPVNPGEPIEVEASDRPPGTQ from the coding sequence ATGACGCAATCGTCCGCCTCGCCGCGCCTCGTGCGCTCCTGGTGGCGCGCCCTCGCGGGCGCAGCACTGTTCGCGCTCGCCTACGCGCTGGCCAATCGCTTCCAGCTCGTCAACGGCGTGCTCTACCGCTGGGCGGCGAACGATCCGCAGTCGGCCATCCGCACTTTCATGCTGCTGGCCGGCCAGGCGCTGGCTCTTCTGGGCGCGCTGTGGCTGCTGCCGCGCCGCTGGGCGGGAGCGGCACTCGCGCTGACGTTCGTCTCGGTCCTCGTCAATCTCGGCTACGGACAGACGGTCGGCGATGCGCTCAACGCAGGCAGGCTGGCGTGGATCGGCGAGGAAGCCCGGCAGGCCGGACAGGCGGCGGGCGAGTTTGCCGGACCGCTTCTCTGGGCTCTCGCGCAGGCGATGGTGGCGACGGGGTTATTGGCCGCGGCGAGGGTATCGCTGCGCCGGGCATTGGCAGTGCCCGCCAGCGCAGCCGCGACGATCGGCGGACTGCTCCTGGTCGCCCTGCCCAATCTCGCGCTGCTGAGCGGCTGGCCGACTGCCTTCGCGGCCGAGCGCAATCTCTATACTTACGGATCCGCAATGTTGACTGCCGAACCGCCCCCGGCGCGCGCGGCCGTCGAGCTTAACCCCGATGCGGCCGGAACGCCCGATCACATCGTCTGGCTGGTCGACGAGAGCGTCGCCTATGAGCCCTTCGCGCGGATCGTTTTGCCCGCGGCCCGGCGCTTCGATCCGGTTGACTTCGGCGCTGCGGTAAGCCTCGGCAACTGCAGCGCTCCCTCGAACCTTGCGCTACGCTCGGGCGTCGATGTGCGCCACGCGGGGCCCGGGCTCGACTTGCGAAAGACGCCGTCGATCTGGGGCTACGCCCGCAAGGCCGGCTACCGGACGATGCTGATCGACGGGCAGACCAGCGGCGCGCCGCAGAACCTGCTGTTGCCGCCCGAGCGCGCCCTGATCGACGAGGTTGTTTCGATGGCCGATGGGATCGATACCGACCGCACCATCGCCGCCCGGCTGAACGTTCAGTTGAAAGGGCCGGGCCGGACCTTCACCTACGTCGTGCTGCGCGGCGTCCATTTCCAGTATCAAGACCACTACCCGCCCGGCACATTGCCCGACGATGCGCCGGAGGCCGAGCAGTACCGCGCTGCGCTGAGCTATTCGAAGGACGATTTTTTTCGCGCGTTGCTCGAAGGCGTAAATCGCACCCGGGTCGCGGTCATCTACACCTCCGATCACGGGCAGAACCTCACCCCCGGCAAGCTGCCGCACTGCAGTCGCGAGCGAGTGCCGGCGGAATACGCCATCCCATTGCTCGCCTTCCTGCCTCCAGTGCTGGCAACGAGCTACGCCGCGCCTGTCGCGCAGCGCCACTCGGCCAGCCAGATCTTGCCGACGACGCTCGAATGGATGGGCTACGACCCGGCGAAGGTGCAGGCGCAATACGATAACGACCTGGCCCGCGCACCGGCCCGCTACATCCGCTTCGGGCGCACCGTGGTACCGGTCAATCCCGGCGAGCCGATCGAGGTCGAGGCGAGCGACCGTCCGCCCGGCACTCAGTAA
- a CDS encoding L,D-transpeptidase family protein → MVRAWVLAGALAAALVVPSPEAAVKAGWRGEPSEQLRDELRMDIAERAGKSVRAFYAARGNAPLWLNQYARPSGAATLLLYRMRAAQFDGVDPGKLGIDRLVLLAEKAQRGDIDDVARYEVALSEAFADYVRAMRAAPRLPMIYGSPALEPVVPAPLSVLETAAQAASLEDYVDRMAWMNPLYAPLRKAMQDPAYSEQQRRRIWTNLARLRAIPAMPQGRYVLVDTASAHLWMYEDGKPVRDMRVVVGNDAGQTPIMAGFISQAVENPYWQVPDDIVRNELAAYVLQYGPGWVADRRYEVLDGWEEGSHVLDPRTVDWKGVRAGTVKVHMRQLPGGSNFMGRVKFEFPNPQGIYLHDTPARDLLKKADRQLSHGCVRLADAAAMHQWLMGKPIPPGGARAPAEQVVPLPEPVPIYITYLTVQPQGDGLAFLDDPYARDARVQIAAAD, encoded by the coding sequence ATGGTTCGAGCTTGGGTCCTGGCCGGCGCACTGGCGGCGGCGCTGGTGGTGCCGTCGCCGGAGGCGGCGGTGAAGGCCGGGTGGCGCGGTGAACCGAGCGAACAACTGCGCGACGAATTGCGCATGGACATCGCCGAGCGCGCCGGCAAGTCGGTGCGCGCGTTCTACGCCGCACGCGGCAACGCTCCGCTATGGCTCAACCAGTACGCCCGGCCCTCGGGTGCGGCCACGCTGCTGCTCTACCGCATGCGCGCCGCGCAGTTCGACGGGGTCGATCCCGGCAAGCTCGGCATCGACCGACTGGTCCTGCTGGCCGAGAAGGCGCAGCGCGGGGACATCGACGACGTCGCGCGCTACGAGGTCGCGCTGTCCGAGGCATTCGCCGACTATGTCCGGGCGATGCGCGCGGCGCCGCGCCTGCCGATGATCTACGGCAGCCCGGCGCTCGAGCCGGTGGTCCCGGCGCCGCTCTCGGTCCTCGAGACCGCGGCGCAGGCCGCATCGCTTGAAGACTATGTCGATCGGATGGCCTGGATGAACCCGCTCTACGCGCCGCTGCGCAAGGCGATGCAGGACCCGGCCTACAGCGAGCAGCAGCGGCGCAGGATCTGGACCAACCTTGCCCGTCTGCGGGCCATCCCGGCGATGCCGCAGGGGCGCTATGTGCTGGTCGATACAGCGTCCGCGCACCTGTGGATGTACGAGGACGGCAAACCGGTCCGCGATATGCGGGTGGTGGTCGGCAACGATGCCGGGCAGACGCCGATCATGGCCGGGTTCATCAGCCAGGCGGTCGAAAATCCCTACTGGCAGGTGCCCGACGACATCGTCCGAAACGAACTCGCCGCCTATGTCCTGCAGTACGGACCCGGCTGGGTCGCCGACCGGCGTTACGAGGTGCTGGACGGCTGGGAAGAGGGCTCGCACGTGCTCGATCCCCGGACGGTCGACTGGAAAGGCGTGCGCGCCGGGACGGTCAAGGTCCATATGCGGCAATTGCCGGGCGGCTCCAATTTCATGGGCCGGGTCAAGTTCGAATTCCCCAACCCGCAAGGCATCTACCTGCACGACACCCCGGCCAGGGACCTGCTGAAGAAGGCCGACCGCCAGCTCAGCCACGGCTGCGTGCGACTCGCAGACGCCGCGGCGATGCACCAATGGCTGATGGGGAAGCCGATCCCTCCAGGCGGCGCTCGCGCGCCGGCCGAACAGGTCGTGCCGCTGCCCGAGCCGGTGCCGATCTACATCACCTACCTGACCGTGCAGCCGCAGGGCGACGGCCTGGCGTTCCTCGACGACCCCTATGCCCGCGATGCGCGCGTGCAGATCGCTGCGGCGGACTAG
- the ligM gene encoding vanillate/3-O-methylgallate O-demethylase, which produces MADNLEQVLAQANGDIVGQLRNNQIGAYVYPVVAPEFSNWRSEQWAWQHGAVLFDQSHHMFDLYINGPDALKLLSDTMINSPAGWEVNKAKQYVPTTPYGHVIGDGIIFYLAENEFVYVGRAPAANWLMYHAETGGYDVEVINDPRSPSRPMGKPVKRISWRFQIQGPRAWDVIEKLNGEPLDKLKFFNMSTMKIGDKTIRTLRHGMAGSPGLEIWGPYEDQEYVREHILKAGEEFGLIPVGSRAYPSNTLESGWIPSPLPAIYTGDKLADYRKWLGADSYEATGSIGGSFVGDTIEDYYLNPWELGYGPFVKFDHDFHGADALKEVAEHKDEQRKKVTLEWNADDMKTITGSLFNVDGPNYKFFDLPLANYANSNYDAVVDADGNTVGLSMFTGYSYNEKKGLSLATIDHEIPLGTELHVKWGEAPNTDKTTVEPHEQFEARVIVSPVPYSKMAADTYATGWRTSRK; this is translated from the coding sequence ATGGCCGATAATCTCGAACAAGTCCTCGCGCAGGCAAATGGCGACATCGTCGGCCAGCTGCGCAACAACCAGATCGGTGCCTATGTCTACCCGGTCGTCGCTCCGGAATTTTCCAACTGGCGCTCCGAGCAGTGGGCCTGGCAGCACGGCGCCGTGCTGTTCGACCAGTCGCACCACATGTTCGATCTCTACATCAACGGTCCTGACGCGCTCAAGCTGCTGTCGGACACGATGATCAACTCGCCGGCCGGTTGGGAAGTCAACAAGGCCAAGCAGTACGTCCCGACCACCCCTTATGGCCATGTCATCGGTGACGGCATCATCTTCTACCTGGCCGAAAACGAATTCGTCTATGTCGGCCGCGCGCCGGCCGCCAACTGGCTGATGTACCACGCCGAGACCGGCGGCTACGACGTCGAGGTCATCAACGACCCGCGTTCGCCGAGCCGCCCGATGGGCAAGCCGGTGAAGCGCATCTCCTGGCGTTTCCAGATCCAGGGCCCGCGCGCCTGGGACGTGATCGAGAAGCTCAACGGCGAGCCGCTCGACAAGCTCAAGTTCTTCAACATGTCGACGATGAAGATCGGCGACAAGACCATCCGCACCCTGCGCCACGGCATGGCCGGTTCGCCGGGTCTGGAAATCTGGGGTCCCTACGAGGACCAGGAATATGTCCGCGAGCACATCCTCAAGGCGGGCGAGGAATTCGGCCTGATCCCGGTCGGCAGCCGGGCCTATCCCTCGAATACGCTCGAATCCGGCTGGATCCCCAGCCCGCTGCCGGCGATCTACACCGGCGACAAGCTGGCCGATTACCGCAAGTGGCTCGGCGCCGATTCCTACGAAGCGACCGGCTCGATCGGCGGCTCGTTCGTCGGTGACACGATCGAGGATTACTACCTCAATCCGTGGGAGCTGGGTTACGGCCCGTTCGTCAAGTTCGACCACGATTTCCACGGCGCCGATGCGCTCAAGGAAGTGGCCGAGCACAAGGATGAGCAGCGCAAGAAGGTCACTCTCGAGTGGAACGCCGATGACATGAAGACCATCACCGGCTCGCTGTTCAACGTCGACGGTCCGAACTACAAGTTCTTCGACCTGCCGCTGGCGAACTACGCCAACTCGAACTACGACGCGGTCGTCGATGCCGACGGCAACACGGTCGGCCTGTCGATGTTCACCGGCTACTCGTACAACGAGAAGAAGGGCCTGAGCCTCGCCACCATCGACCACGAAATCCCGCTCGGCACCGAGCTGCACGTCAAGTGGGGCGAAGCGCCGAACACCGACAAGACCACGGTCGAGCCGCACGAGCAGTTCGAAGCCCGCGTGATCGTCTCGCCGGTGCCCTATTCGAAGATGGCGGCTGACACCTACGCGACCGGCTGGCGCACCTCGCGCAAGTGA
- a CDS encoding alpha/beta fold hydrolase, with the protein MAKYVLVHGAWGGGQTYGEVPGRLEAKGHEVLVATLTGLGTRQDELHPGITLSDHVDTVVQQIEQAGFERFILAGHSYGGMVITAVASRLGKRIDAICYIDAFLPESDQSLWDITGEFEHNWYIDTQRHKPGFVDPIGAIDFSVVPGVVGYHPLLTLLEAIPYSGDEQAIAKKSYIFATGYQPTPFTRFAEKAKAEGWDYHETATDHFVMQNDPDLTVKVLLGLAG; encoded by the coding sequence ATGGCGAAATACGTGCTGGTCCACGGGGCCTGGGGCGGCGGTCAGACTTATGGCGAAGTGCCCGGGCGGCTCGAAGCCAAAGGCCACGAAGTGCTCGTTGCCACGCTGACGGGACTCGGCACGCGCCAGGACGAACTGCATCCCGGGATTACGCTCAGCGATCATGTGGACACGGTCGTGCAACAGATCGAACAGGCGGGATTCGAGCGCTTCATCCTCGCTGGGCATTCTTACGGCGGAATGGTGATCACCGCCGTCGCCAGCCGCCTCGGTAAGCGGATCGATGCGATCTGCTACATCGACGCCTTCCTGCCCGAGAGCGACCAGTCGCTGTGGGACATCACCGGCGAATTCGAGCACAACTGGTACATCGACACGCAGCGCCACAAGCCGGGCTTCGTCGATCCGATCGGAGCGATCGACTTCTCGGTCGTGCCCGGCGTGGTCGGCTACCACCCGCTGCTGACCCTGCTCGAGGCAATCCCCTATTCGGGTGACGAGCAGGCGATTGCGAAAAAGAGCTACATCTTCGCCACCGGCTATCAGCCGACCCCGTTCACGCGCTTTGCGGAAAAGGCGAAGGCCGAAGGCTGGGACTATCACGAAACAGCCACTGACCATTTCGTGATGCAGAACGATCCCGACCTGACGGTGAAAGTTCTGCTCGGACTTGCCGGATAG
- a CDS encoding hydroxyquinol 1,2-dioxygenase, translated as MDAPAQKIVATGTDEDTGYDSFRLGGFTFSRDEYFAHIGWPKGSHIIEIDRFLRAMVRDIGWGFFYGWIFFDDIFGTTNHYGTVDIFAGSYDAGYKAQGIDYLETFPAEVVSEAFMTISRNWISEGYDPLNAPLETGTPIGPKGKEREGELLRSFIAADRMLGLPGDKGVRTEKDGFPINRAFADIEFDQPDIECEPGFEGQLHAINLFDHIARSDITWNPSISAVTRGNICCVTSEEHMLPVIHGNDRNEWFIQLSDEIQWKIADKNTGEPRGKITMRAGDVCAMPADIRHQGFAPKRSMLMVLENGTPGLEKRYASGELKPYPVDFG; from the coding sequence ATGGACGCACCCGCACAGAAAATCGTCGCCACCGGCACCGACGAGGATACCGGCTACGACAGTTTCCGCCTCGGCGGCTTCACCTTCTCGCGCGACGAGTACTTCGCCCACATCGGCTGGCCCAAGGGCAGCCACATCATCGAGATCGACCGCTTCCTGCGCGCCATGGTGCGCGATATCGGCTGGGGCTTTTTCTACGGCTGGATATTCTTCGACGACATCTTCGGGACGACCAACCACTACGGCACGGTCGACATCTTCGCCGGCAGCTACGACGCCGGCTACAAGGCGCAGGGTATCGATTATCTCGAGACCTTCCCGGCCGAGGTCGTGTCCGAAGCGTTCATGACCATCAGCCGCAACTGGATTTCGGAAGGCTACGACCCGCTCAACGCCCCGCTCGAAACCGGCACTCCGATCGGGCCCAAGGGCAAGGAGCGCGAAGGCGAACTGCTGCGCAGCTTCATTGCTGCCGACCGCATGCTTGGCCTGCCCGGCGATAAGGGGGTGCGCACCGAAAAGGACGGCTTCCCGATCAATCGCGCCTTTGCCGACATCGAGTTCGACCAGCCCGATATAGAATGCGAGCCGGGCTTCGAGGGCCAGCTTCATGCCATCAACCTGTTCGACCACATCGCCCGCAGCGACATCACCTGGAATCCGTCGATCAGCGCGGTCACCCGCGGCAACATCTGCTGCGTGACCAGCGAAGAGCACATGCTGCCGGTGATCCACGGCAACGACCGCAACGAGTGGTTCATCCAGCTTAGCGACGAGATCCAGTGGAAGATCGCCGACAAGAACACCGGCGAACCTCGCGGCAAGATCACCATGCGCGCAGGGGACGTCTGCGCCATGCCAGCCGACATCCGCCACCAGGGTTTCGCGCCCAAGCGCTCGATGCTGATGGTCCTCGAGAACGGCACCCCGGGGCTGGAGAAGCGCTACGCCAGCGGGGAGCTAAAGCCCTATCCGGTCGACTTCGGATAA